One genomic region from Lusitaniella coriacea LEGE 07157 encodes:
- a CDS encoding DnaJ domain-containing protein, with amino-acid sequence MKDYYKILQVPPDATIAEIKTAFRKLARQYHPDLNPDNRLAEEEFKIICEAYEMLSDRAQRQLYDRDVDVSQSRERAMNPYDYYVKGVEKTLKQDYQGAIESYTQAIDLKPNFVEAYIKRGEVRYKQGNDRGVLEDCSQALEIDPEYAEAYYYQGRARYRLGYSQSAIEAYSHALRLEAYNAQFYYHRAIAYHDLEERDAAKADFKKAVELFKAQGDVSGYRLAQETLKRLNSKWRKFLPFKLLDTSVKALGYILSHPHSGLAAVYAKLDEREAIAVGLVFAAIAAVNVLLRPYFGFWQLPLPGLELSLVVWVPFVGLVLLSAIARFLARRSGSWGGDILLSGATLLPISLLPMLGGFGQSFSLLVTPAILFVIVTLCYGMFILYGGCLQLLKLPEWICAIAIPLLLFLAGWMSLEAPINYLNLIFHID; translated from the coding sequence TTGAAGGATTATTATAAAATTCTCCAGGTTCCACCTGATGCAACGATCGCGGAAATTAAAACTGCATTTCGCAAACTGGCTCGTCAATATCATCCGGACTTGAATCCCGATAATCGCTTGGCAGAAGAAGAATTTAAGATAATTTGCGAGGCGTATGAGATGCTATCGGATCGCGCCCAGCGACAATTATACGATCGCGATGTTGATGTTTCCCAGTCCCGAGAGCGTGCGATGAATCCCTACGATTATTACGTCAAAGGGGTAGAAAAAACTCTAAAACAAGACTATCAAGGGGCAATTGAAAGTTACACTCAAGCGATTGACCTCAAACCCAATTTTGTTGAAGCTTATATCAAACGCGGTGAAGTGCGTTACAAACAGGGAAACGATCGCGGCGTTCTCGAAGATTGCAGCCAAGCTTTAGAGATCGATCCCGAATACGCTGAAGCTTATTATTACCAAGGGCGCGCCCGCTATCGCTTGGGCTATTCCCAATCGGCAATTGAAGCCTATAGTCATGCTTTGCGCCTCGAAGCCTACAATGCTCAATTCTATTACCATCGCGCCATTGCCTATCACGATTTAGAGGAACGCGACGCAGCCAAGGCGGATTTTAAAAAGGCAGTCGAACTGTTCAAAGCGCAAGGAGATGTGAGCGGATATCGACTCGCTCAGGAGACGCTGAAACGCCTCAATAGCAAATGGAGGAAGTTTTTGCCTTTTAAGCTTTTAGACACTTCTGTGAAGGCACTGGGGTACATTCTGAGCCATCCCCATAGCGGACTGGCTGCGGTGTATGCCAAGCTGGATGAGAGGGAAGCGATCGCGGTGGGTTTGGTTTTTGCCGCGATCGCGGCGGTTAATGTTTTACTAAGACCTTATTTCGGATTTTGGCAACTCCCCTTACCTGGGTTGGAACTGAGTTTAGTGGTGTGGGTACCATTTGTGGGTTTGGTTTTGTTGAGCGCGATCGCGCGATTCCTTGCTCGCCGTTCTGGAAGTTGGGGGGGAGATATCTTGCTCTCTGGTGCTACCCTGCTTCCCATTAGCTTATTGCCGATGCTGGGGGGATTTGGTCAGTCTTTCAGCCTTCTCGTCACCCCCGCGATCCTTTTTGTTATTGTTACCCTTTGCTACGGGATGTTCATCCTGTATGGTGGCTGTCTTCAGCTTCTCAAACTTCCGGAATGGATTTGCGCGATCGCGATTCCCCTATTATTATTCCTCGCTGGTTGGATGTCCCTAGAAGCACCGATTAATTATCTTAATCTTATTTTTCACATAGATTAA
- the hisG gene encoding ATP phosphoribosyltransferase, translating into MITVALPKGALLKDSIRRFQNVGLDFSAFLDSGNRQLQIDDPTHTAKALLVRAQDVPVYVEYGQAQLGIVGYDVLREKSSQVAHLADLKFGNCRMSVAVPATSPYRRPLEFPPHGRVASKFVRCARDYFRALDLPIEIIPLYGSVELGPITGMSDAIVDLVSTGRTLKENGLIEIDVLFHSTARLIAHPLSYRLNAGGLQGLIEQLEQDSKLTQPVA; encoded by the coding sequence ATGATTACTGTTGCATTACCCAAAGGCGCTCTTCTAAAAGACAGCATTCGCCGATTTCAAAATGTTGGTCTGGATTTCAGCGCATTTCTCGATTCGGGAAACCGCCAGCTTCAAATTGACGATCCCACCCACACCGCAAAAGCCTTACTTGTTCGCGCTCAAGACGTTCCCGTTTACGTGGAATATGGTCAAGCGCAATTGGGCATTGTCGGCTACGATGTTTTACGAGAAAAATCGTCCCAAGTCGCGCATTTAGCCGATCTCAAGTTTGGTAACTGTCGGATGTCTGTTGCAGTTCCAGCAACCAGTCCCTATCGGCGACCTCTCGAATTTCCACCCCACGGGAGAGTTGCATCTAAATTTGTGCGTTGCGCTCGCGATTATTTTCGGGCATTGGATCTACCCATTGAAATTATCCCTCTCTATGGTTCTGTTGAGTTAGGGCCTATTACGGGAATGTCTGATGCCATTGTCGATTTAGTGTCCACCGGACGCACGTTAAAGGAAAATGGCTTAATCGAGATTGACGTTCTCTTCCACAGCACCGCACGTTTAATTGCCCACCCTTTGAGCTATCGACTGAATGCAGGCGGTTTGCAGGGTTTGATCGAGCAGTTAGAACAAGATAGCAAATTGACCCAACCTGTTGCTTAA
- a CDS encoding glutathione S-transferase family protein, whose protein sequence is MAQLILVIGNKNYSSWSLRPWLAMKQAGLDFTEVRIPLDLPDSLQEIQRYSPTGKVPILVHDDLTVWESIAICEYIVDCFAPELLPRDRAARAIARSISAEMHAGFHNLRQGMPMDCRSRYPNEGITLEVQADIERIKKLWQECRNQFGGKGKFLFGDFTIADAMFAPVISRFATYGVQLDPVCQNYAEAIWSLPAMQEWIDTASQETETIADLHSIQLLDG, encoded by the coding sequence ATGGCTCAACTTATTTTAGTGATCGGCAATAAAAATTACTCTTCTTGGTCGTTGCGTCCTTGGCTGGCGATGAAGCAAGCTGGGTTAGATTTTACAGAGGTACGCATTCCTCTAGATTTGCCCGACTCGCTCCAAGAAATCCAACGCTATTCTCCTACGGGGAAAGTGCCGATTCTCGTCCACGACGACTTAACCGTTTGGGAATCCATTGCTATTTGTGAATATATTGTCGATTGTTTTGCGCCGGAACTGTTACCGCGCGATCGCGCCGCAAGAGCCATCGCGCGATCGATTAGCGCAGAAATGCACGCGGGTTTCCACAACCTGCGCCAAGGAATGCCAATGGATTGCCGCAGTCGCTATCCCAACGAAGGAATAACCCTAGAAGTCCAAGCGGATATTGAGCGCATCAAAAAGTTATGGCAAGAATGCCGCAACCAGTTTGGCGGTAAGGGAAAATTTCTCTTTGGGGACTTTACTATTGCTGATGCGATGTTTGCGCCGGTGATCTCTCGCTTCGCCACCTACGGCGTACAACTCGATCCCGTTTGTCAAAACTATGCGGAGGCGATTTGGTCGTTACCTGCGATGCAAGAATGGATCGACACAGCTTCTCAAGAAACTGAAACCATTGCAGATTTGCACTCCATCCAACTTCTTGATGGGTAA
- a CDS encoding GDSL-type esterase/lipase family protein, which translates to MQILASPSSSPHVSQTPIGQPLKIIALGDSLVYGFGDPERGGWVEQLRRWWMSPDSGGHVLYNLGIRGDRAQQVSQRLEVEFKHRGELRNRVPDLIILSVGTNDSPRLGRVDGRNYTDFDEFEVQINHLLFRAQQLCPVLFVGMIPVDETKMPFLDCFYYTHADQHRYKEATRRACQQHQIPYLDLFDRWMARGETWQQQRLTSDGLHPNTLGYQALFEDVLGWEALSVYTRTTNAFGIGG; encoded by the coding sequence ATGCAAATCCTTGCGTCTCCCTCCAGCAGTCCGCACGTTTCCCAAACTCCAATCGGTCAACCTTTGAAAATTATTGCCTTGGGCGACAGTCTAGTTTACGGATTCGGCGATCCCGAACGAGGAGGATGGGTCGAGCAACTACGGCGTTGGTGGATGTCGCCCGATAGTGGCGGTCACGTTCTCTACAATTTAGGCATTCGGGGCGATCGCGCGCAACAAGTCAGCCAACGACTCGAAGTTGAATTTAAGCATCGCGGCGAACTGCGCAATCGCGTTCCGGACTTAATTATCCTCTCGGTGGGAACGAACGATTCGCCGAGGCTAGGGCGCGTTGACGGGCGCAATTACACCGATTTTGACGAATTTGAGGTACAGATTAACCACCTCCTCTTTCGCGCTCAACAGCTCTGTCCGGTTCTCTTCGTGGGGATGATTCCCGTGGATGAGACGAAAATGCCTTTCTTAGATTGTTTTTACTACACCCACGCCGATCAACATCGCTACAAAGAAGCAACCCGGCGAGCCTGTCAGCAGCACCAAATTCCTTACCTCGATCTGTTCGATCGATGGATGGCGCGAGGTGAAACTTGGCAACAACAACGATTAACCTCCGATGGTTTGCATCCCAACACCTTGGGGTATCAAGCGCTGTTTGAAGACGTACTGGGTTGGGAAGCGCTCTCGGTTTATACCCGAACCACCAATGCCTTTGGAATCGGCGGTTAA